CGCCCGGCCGCGGTGCCCGGGCGGCCCGGACGGATCAGTTGCAGGTGGTGCCGTTGAGGGTGAACGGCGCCGGGGTTGCGGGAGCGCCGTTGGCGGTGAAGCCGAAGCTGACCGCCCCGTTGGTCGGGATGCTGGCGTTGTGGCTCTCGTTGGTCACCGTGACGTTCGCCCCGGTCTGCTGGAAGACACCGTTCCAGTGGCCCTGGACCGACTGACTGCCGGGGAAGGTCCAGCCGAGCGACCAGCCGCTGACCGCCGGGCCGTCGTTGTAGACGGTGACGCTGGCATTGAAGCCGGTGCCCCACGAGTCGGTCACCACGTACGACACCCGGCAGGTGCTCGCCAGGGCCGTCGCCGGCCGGATGTCGCCGTAGTCGTCCCGGGCGGTGGCGAAGTCCTGGAAGCCGAAGCCCGGACCGGCCGACCGGGTGGTGGTGCCGGCCGCCAGGACGGTGCCGTTGGCGTTGACGGCGTAGACCGGTCCGCCGCTGTCCCCACCCCGCGCCGACTCGTCGCCGTCGAGCTGGGTCGCCTCGACCAGGTCCTCGATGTCGTCGTAGTGGAAGTCGACCCGCAGGTTGCAGACCGGTCCGCCGATCTCACCGGCCGAGGTGTACCCCGACTGGCAGAGCAGCTGGCCGGGGATGACCTGGGTCCATCCGGTCACCTGGGCGCGTACCTCGTCGTTCTGCCCACCGACGTAGATGTGGCTGCCCGGCGAGGAGGTCGAGACCAGCATGGTGTCGTGGTCGTCGTTGCTGGCGACCCCGTAGCCGATCAGCGTGCCGGTGTTGGTGTTGGTGTTCCAGCCGACGTGCCACGGCTGACCGATCGGGCCGCAGTGCTCCGCGGTGAGCAGGTAGCCCACGTTGGTGGTGTAGTTGCGGACGCCGAAGCCGGCGGTGCAGGCGTACGTGGTCAGGCCGATGCCGATCCCGCCGTCGTACGGTGCGGAGTCGTTGTACCGGGACCGCTCGACCATCCGCTCGCGGACCACGGTCCGGGTGCTGACCCCGGTCGCCGGCAGCTTCGGCTGCCTGGCGCCGATCTTCGGGTCGACCGCGACCTCGATGCCGGATCCGTCGGTACGCAGCCGGACGGCGTGGGCGGCGTCCTTCGGGTCGGCGTCCACCACGGGGGCGATCTTCGCCGCCGCCTTCTTCAACTCGGTACGGGAGTACGTGGCCCCGACCACCTCGACCGGGGCGGTGTGCCGCGCGGTGGCCACCGCCGCCGCGACGTCACCGGGCAGGGCGCCCTTCCACCAGAGCGTGACGTGGTCGTCCACCAGCCCGATGCCGGCGTAGCCGCGCGGCGTGCCGGCGTCCACGGCGGTACGCACGATGTTGGCGGCGTCGACCAGCGGGGCCTGGGCGAGCATCCGGTCCCGGGTCTGCGCCGGGATCAGGTCGAGAATGGAGCGGCCGTCCTCGGCCGTCGGCGTCGTCGCCGACGGTGCGAACGGCTGGCTGGGCGCGGCGTGTGAGGGCGCCGTCAGCGGACCGGCCAGCACCATGGTGCCGAGCAGCACGCCGGCGACCACCGAACGGGGGGTCGCTTTCCAGGTTTGCGTCATGACGACGAGTCAAGTGATCCCGGACCGCCGGAAACAGGCAGAAGCATCGGCAAGAATCCCGCCGGACCGTCGGCGGTGCTCCGGCCTGCCCTCCACCTGTCCTCCGGCGGGCATGGGACATCTCACACGACCCGGATCGGGACGCGCGTCGACCGCGTCACCGGCAGCCGTCCACCCGGCTCCCCCTCACCGGAGGTGACCCTGATCCGGGCCGAGCAGCAGGGCGGCGACCGCCTGCGCGGTGGCCGGATGCCCGGCCAGCAGCGCCGGCACCGCCGCCCCCACCGGGTCGGCGGGTGCCGCCGACCAGTCGCCGTCGCAGCCGAGCAGCGTGGCCACCGCGTCGAGAGCCGCCGGGTGCGCGGCGAGCAGGGTGTGCACCTCACCCACCGGCGCGCCCCGGTGCGCCGTCGGCGCGGGTGCAGCGGCACCCGATCCCCGCCACGGCGGCACCCAGGCGTCCAGCTCGGGCAACGTCCCCGGGAAGGTGCGCGCGGCCTCCCGGACCAGCACCGGCACGAGTTCCGGGCCGTGCTCCCGCAGGGTGGTGATCAGGGTGGGCAGCCAGGGCAGCAGCACCGGGTCGGGCAGCCGGGCGAAGGCGCTGGACATCGTCTCCACCACGAACGGGGCGAGCCCCGGCACCGGTTCCAGCGCGTGCACGAAACCGGAGAGGTAGCGCGGGAAGGCGGGCACCACCAGCGGGTTGGCCAACAGGCCCGTGCAGCGCTCCCGCAGCTCGGCCAGCGGCAGCAGGCCGAGGTGGTGGCGGGCCGCCCAGACCAGGGCGACCTTCGCCGGTGCCTCCGGATGCGACTGGGCGACCGCGAGTTCGAGCTGGGACCGGTCACAGCCCAGGGAGAGCGCCAGGCTCTCCATGCTGAACAGGAAGCCCAGCATCGCCCCCACCTGCCGGACCCCGGTCTCCTCCTCGACGAAGGCGGTCGGCAGCAGCGTGCAGTAGTGCGCGTAGCCGGTCGTCACGAACGCCTCGCACCAGGCCGGCAGGGTCGGTGCGGTGGCCCGGTGGTGGGCCAGCAACCGACGGATCCGCCGCAGCACCTCCGGGGCGTCGTCCACCGTGCGCTCGGTGGACAGCAGCTCCACCGCCCGGGTGCCCAGCTCGTCGACCAACCGGGGACTGTGCAGCAGCCGGATGGCGTCCTCCACGGCGGCCAGGGCACCGGCGGCGGTCGCATCCGGACCCCGTACCGACCGGCGCAGCCGCTGCTCCAGCACCTGCTCGACGGTCACCCCCTCGTACCCCAGCTCGATCAACGCCCGCTGGTGGCGACCGAGCGCCAGGTCCCAGCTCTCCTGGATCGACCGGTGCCCCAGCCGGCGCTCACCCATGATCGGGCGGACCGCGTCGCCGGGAAGGAGGTGCCGCAGGATCCACAGCAGATCCGAACAGCCGGCCAGCCCGGGGTCGGCGTGCAGGTCGAGCAGGGCCCGCCCGATGGTGCGCTTCTCCAGGTCCAGGCCGAGCGGCTGGAGCCGGTCGAGCACGTCGCGGGCCAGCGGAGGCAGGGCGTCGTAGCCGACCTGCCCGATCCGGTCCCCGCCGAGCAGGATCTCGCAGAGCCGCCGCACGTCCCGCCGGCCCGGTACGACGTCCTTCTCGATGCAGGTCACCGCCGCGTCGGCGAAGTCGTACGGGGTCGGGCGGGCCCGGTTGCGCAACCCGGCCAGCAGGATCGAGGTCTCGAACACCGCGATCGCGTCGGCGGTGCTGGCCAGGTAGCCGTTGCGGCGGGCGAGCCGCACGATGTCCACGCACCAGCCGCGCAGCTCCGCCTCGTCCAGCCGGTCGAGGTGCGGGGGCGCGGCGAGGAACCCGGTGAGCCGGTCGGCGACCGGACCGCCCGGCGCGGCGACCGGCGGGACGCTCTTGCGCCGGCCCCGGCCGCCCTTGCCGCCCCGTTGACCGTCGAGCCGGTAGGGTGCCGGACCCGACCCGCCCACCGCCTTGGTCCAGGTGGCGGCGGCGATCGACACCGACCCCGGGGCGAGGCCGAACTGCGCCTCGATGGCCGAGTGGCTCGACGGGATCAGGCCGTACCGCCAGCGGGTGCCGGTGCGGGGGGTGATCGCGAAGTCCGGGGCGGGGGAGTCCAGGCCGAACTGCTCGACCCGGCTGGCGGCGTGGAAGGCGCCGCACACGTACAGGCAGTCCGCCGGATCGGCTCCGGACGCGGCGAGGTGCTGCCGCATCCGGGTCCACATGTAGCGCTCCCGGTCCTCGTCCCGGTCGGTGCGGTCCGACCCGGCGGGGCGCAGCCGGCGGAACAGGCTGCCGATCAGCACCATCACCTGCCGGTAGGTGTCATGGTCGGCGGCGGCGAGGGGCCGCTCGACGTACTGGTCCCACCACTCCGACCAGTGCCGCACCTTCCCGTGGTGCAGCAGGAACGCCTCCAGCTCGGCGAACCGGGGCCGCAGGTCACCGATCTCCACGCCGACCGCGTCGCCGTGCAACGCGGCCTGCTCGCCCTCACCGCCGGCCGCCGCGGTGGCCCCCGCCGGGCTGTCGTCGTCCACCGGCCCGCCGTCGCCGGCCGGGCTGTCGTCCGCCGGAGCGGCGTCGTGGCGCGGGGACCACTGGAAGACGTGGTCGGTGGAGCGGTCCACCAGCACCAGCTCCACCCCCGGCGTCTCCAACGCGTACGCGATCGCCTGGTACTCGGCGGACGCCTCGGTGACCGGCGCGACGACGCTGAGTGGACCCCACTCGGCGGGGAAGCCGTCCAGCTCGGAGGCGAACGCCTGCACCGCCACCGGCAACCGGCAGTTGCGCAGCTCACCGAGGAGCGGCTGGAGATCCTCGCAGAGCTCCAGGTAGATCACCTTGGGCTGCTTGTGCCGCAGCCGGCGTACCATCGCCAGCGCCGAGGCCGGCGAGTGGTGGCAGACCGGGAAGATCTCCAACCGCTCGCCCAGCGCCCGGTCGACGTCGTCGACGATGCCGGTGAGGATGCCGGCCAGCGCGTCGGCGGAGCCGGCGAAGGTGGCCGCCGCGTCGGTGAGCTGCTCCCGCAGCGCCCCGAACGGGCCGGCGACCACCCCGCCGGCGGCGGTCGGGTCCGGGGCGACGGCGGCGCTCCCGGCCGGGGCGTCGGTGCGGGCGTCGGCGGTCGTCACGACAGCGAGGCGATCGCCTGGCGGCCACCGTCGAGGAAGCCCGCCCAGTCCGCGCCGTCCTTCTTGGCCCGGGGCTCCACCACCCCGTGCAGGTACTTGTTGAGGATGGCCAGGTCCTCCGGGCTGCGGCGGGCCAGCGAGCCCATCAGCGACCCGGCCAGCGTCTCCGGCCGCAGCACCCGGTCACCGAAGAACTGGCTGTGCAGGATGGCGTCCTCCAGCACGCCGATCTGCTCGGCGGTGGACAGCGCCGACTCCAGCTTCTCGTCGTCGCTGGTCGCCGACGCGGCGGCGGCCCGCAGGTCGGCGAAGCTCTGCAACAGGATGTCCAGCAGGGTGGGCGGCACGTCCAGCTCGATGCGGTGCCGGCGCAGCAGCTCCTCGGTGCGGAACCGGACGATCTCCGCCTCGCTGCGCTTGTTGGTGACCACCGGGATCCGGACGAAGTTGAACCGGCGCTTCAACGCCGACGACAGGTCGTTGACGCCCCGGTCCCGGCTGTTCGCGGTGGCGATGATGGAGAAGCCGGGCTGGGCGAAGACGATGTTGTCGTCGTTCAGCTCGGGGATGGAGACGTACTTCTCCGACAGGATGGAGATCAGCGCGTCCTGCACGTCGCTGGTGGAGCGGGTCAGCTCCTCGAAGCGGCCCACCACGCCCTGCTCCATCGCCGTCATGATCGGCGACGGGATCATCGACTCGCGGGACTGCCCCTTGGCGATGACCATCGAGACGTTCCAGGAGTACTTGATGTGGTCCTCGGTGGTCCCGGCGGTGCCCTGCACCACCAGGGTCGAGTTGCGGCAGATCGCGGCGGACAGCAGCTCGGCCAGCCAGCTCTTGCCGGTGCCGGGGTCGCCGATGAGCAGCAGGCCCCGGTCCGACGCCAGGGTCACGATGCTGCGTTCGACGAAACTGCGGTCGCCGAACCACTTCTGCGGGATCTGCCGGTCCAGCCCGTCGGCCCGTTCCGAGCCGAGGACGAACAGCCGGACCATGCGCGGGCTCAACCGCCACGAGAACGGCTTCGGGCCGGTGTCGACCGACTCCAGGTAGTCGAGTTCGTCGGCGTACTTGACCTCGGCGGGGGCACGCAACATCTCGGACATCAGGGGTGATTCTCCTAGGTGAGGAAGTTCTTGAGCTCGAAGACGAGTTTGCGGATGTGACCGGAGAGCACCGGGGTGCCCAGGTCCTTGAGGCGCTGCCGGAACCAGGGGTTGACGCTCTGCTGGCCGGAGCTGCTGACCGAGCCGACCGGGATGAACCGCACCCCGGAGCGGTGCACCGCCTCGATGCCGTCGAACAGCGGCTGGGAGCGGTCGAACTCGTAGAAGTCCGAGATCCACACCATGACCGTGTTCCGCGGCTCGACGATCTTGGGGCGGGCCATCGCCATCGCCACCGGCCCGTCGTTGCCGCCGCCGAGCTTGGTGCGCAGCAGCACCTCGAACGGGTCGTGCACCCACGGGGTCAGGTCCAAAGCCCGGGTGTCGTACGCGATGAGGTGCACGTCGACCTTGGGCAGCCCGGCGAAGATCGAGGCCAGGATGGTGCAGTTGACCATCGAGTCGACCATCGACCCGGACTGGTCCACCACCACGATCAACCGGGACGGGGTGGTCTTGCGGGCGGTCTGCCGGTAATAGAGCCGGTCGACGTAGAGGCGCTCGTCCTCCGGGCTCCAGTTGGTGAGGTTCTGCCAGATGGTGCGGTCGAGGTCGAGGTTGCGGAACACCCGCTTCGGCGGCACCGACCGGTCGATCGTGCCGACCGTGGTCTGTTCGACCTGGGTCCGCAGCACCTCGGCGACCTCGTCGACGTACCGCCGGATCAGCGCCTTGGCGTTGGCCAGCGCCACCCCGGACAGGTTCGCCTTGTCCCGCAGCAGTTGCTCGATCAGCGACATGCTCGGGGTGAGCTGGGCGGCCAGCTTCGGGTCGGCCAGCACCTCCCGCAGGTGCATCCGGCGGACCAGGTCGCCCTCCAGACCGGCGAGGGTGCCGCCCAGCCCGGTGCCGCCCTGCCGCCGCAGTTCTCCCGGATCGCAGCCGAGCGCCTGCTCGAACCAGCCGGCGTCGGCCTGCCACCGGGCCAGCTGGCCGGCGCTGACCGGTCCCGACCCGGTGCCGAAGACGTTGAGCAGCAGCTTCGACACCAGCGCGGCCCGGCGCACTTCGGCCTCGCCGGGCCGGTGCGCCCCGCCGCCGTCGTCGTCGTCGGCCTGGCCGTCGTCCGCGTGGCCGTGGTCCGGGCCGCTACCCCCGGCGGGTTCGGCGTTCCCGGCCGGGTCGGTGCTCGCGGCCGGGTCGGTGCTCCCGGCCAGGTTGGTGCTCCCGGCCGGGTCGGGGGCGAGCAGGCCGCGGAGTTCGTCGGCGAGCGCCGGGAAGCGCTGCACGACGGTGTCCACCGACACGGTCGGGTCCAGCAGCGCGGCGGGCAGGCCGAGGTCATCGACCACGGCCACGCTCGCCGCCTCCAGCGTGGGCTGCTCGTCGGGGTCGAACAGCCGCCCCAGCAGTCGCCAGTAGAGCACCTGCCGGCGGTTGGCGGCAGCGAGGTCGCCCGGGGTCACCGGGTCGTCCGCCGGTGCGGAGGCCCCTGCGGGCAGGGCACCGGTCGTCGGGGTCGGATCGCTCATCGGCGTAGCAACCGTCCCGCGCGCTCGCGCAGCACGGCCACGGCGTCGCCCGCCCTGGCCTCGGCCTTCGCCACCTTCGGGTCGGTGACCCCGTCGGCCCAGTCGCCGTTGTGCGCCTCCACCGGCCGGCGTTTGACGGTGGCCCGCACCGCCAGCGGCTGCACCCACCACTGCCCGTCGTCCCAGCGCAGCAGGCCCAGGCAGGCCGACGAGGCGGCGACCAGCGCAGGGGTGAGCGGACCCGCCGTGGGCAACCGGTCGACGGCGACCGCGAGGCGGTGCCCGTCGAGGTCGAGGGTCAGCCCGTCGTCGTGCACGGTGTAGCCCTCCAGCAGGACCGGCTCGGCGATCGCCGCCGGGTGCCGGTCCAGCGGTGGGGTCGCCGTCGCCGCCGCCGCGCCGAGCAGCACCCGGGCGGTGGCGAACGGGTCGGCGGGCTCGCCCGCCTGCGCCCGCCCGTCGACCCAGAGCAGGTCGCCGCCGTGGGCCGGCAGGTCGGTGACGGTCAGCGCCCGCCGCTGGGCGATCGCGGTGAGCAGCACGGGGTACGCCGACAGCAGCCGCCACACCGCCGGCCCGCCGATGGTGGCGACCTTGGCCGCGCCCACCGTCACCCGGACCAGCCGGGGCGTCCCGGCGTCGGTCGGTTCGAGGATCGCGTGCAGTTGCACCTGGACGGCGGTCTCGTGTTCGTGGACGTCCACCCCGAGCGGCAGCAGCCGCCCGGTGACCCGCTCCGGGTCGACGGCGGTGGCCCCGGTCGGCCCGTCCTGGGCCAGCAGCACGCCCCGGGACCACAGGTCCGCCCAGCGCCGTACCGGCACCCGGGGCATGGTGGCCACCGGCAACCCGGCCCGCAGCTCGGCGGCGAGCCCGTCGAGCAGCACCGCCAGCCGCCGGGAACCCGGCTCGGCCAGCGCGGTCTCGACCGGCGTGCCGACCGCGGAGAGCAACTCGTGGTCGACACCCTGCCACCCGGCGAGGGCCGTCTCGTGCAGCCAGGACCGGGCGGCGGCGCGGGCGGGGGAGGCGTCGGCCGGCTCGTCGGTCGGCGACGTCCACGCCGCCCGGTCCCGCCCGAGGGCGGTGTCGAGCCGGTCGAGCAGGGCGTCGTGGGCCGCGCCGAGCAGCGCGACCCGTGCCCCGGCCAACCCGGCCAGTTGCTCCTGGCCGACCGAACCGGCGGTCACCTTGCCCACCGCCTCGGCCACCCGGTCGCCCAGCGGGGTGCCCGCCACCGCGTCGGCCAGGCCCGTCAACGCGGCCGTGTCCGCCTCGGCGACCCGGGCGAAGCCCCGCAGCAGCGCCTCGTCGAATCCGGCGACCACGTCGTCGGCGTCGGCCAGCCCGGTGGGGACGCCGCCGCGCAGCTGCGCCAGCTGCGTGCCCAGCATCAGCGACCCGCCCCGGTCGACGGGAACCAGTGCAGCTCGGGCAGCGCCGTGGTGCTGGTCGGGAGTTCGAGGTAGGCCAGGTGGCGCAGGAACCGGCTGAACACCACCGCGGCCGGGGTCGGCTCGTGCCGGGCGTCCAGCCGGGCCAGCAGCTCGACGCCGGTCTGCGTCCCCTCGCCGGCGTCGACCCGCAGGTAGCGGGCGACCCGGTCGACGCCGTACTGGAGCACGGCCTCGTCGGCGAGGGCCTCCAGGTGCTTGCAGGGTGCGCCCCGCAGCCCGCCGCAGGGCCGGTTGTTGTTGGTGCTGCAGTGGTAGGCGTGGGTGCCGGCGGCCACCGACGAGACGTAGACCCGTTCGATGTCGGAGCCGCTGGACACCACCCCCTGCAAGCGTCCGTCGGCCAGCTCGACGAAGGGCACCTTGGCCAGCTTGCGGGGTCGGGCGGGCGGGACCACCGCCAGCACACTCCGCCGCCGCCAGGCGGTCCCGTCAGGGTCCGTCACCACACGTCCTCCCACCCGCCGTGACACCGGCGTCGACCAGCGTTGATGGCACGCACCGACCGTGGCCGGCGTCGCCGTGACCACAAGATCATGGCCCACGGGTACGACACTCCGTCACCCCATGCCCCGGTGGTCGACACGGGAACTTCCCGGATGAATCGCGGCACCGACGTACATGACTCTGACGTGAGCTGGATCGAGGTTCAGTCCCTTCGCGAGGCCGTCTCGCCAAGGACGCTCATGCGTGCCGGGGACGGCCGCATCACCGCAGGTGCCGCCGTCGTGCTGAGCGACATTCCGACCGTGCCGCCGCCGGCAGCCGCCGCAGAGCCGGTCCAGAGCCGCGCATCGAGCCCGCATCCGGGCTCTGGTGGCGATCCGGCGCTGTCGATCACTTTTTGTAGCGAGGTGACCCCTCGAACGACGTCTCGTATTTTTCGTTGCCGTACACCGACTCGTACCGCACGTGGATCCTGATTCTTTCGGTAATCGTATCCCATAGCTCGGCGTCTCTCACCAGATCGTATTCGTCCACCCCGAATATGACTATTTCCTGGCCGACCGGGATGGGCCTTTCTTGGCGGAGAGCCGTGAAATTCGGCCACCTCGCGAAGGTGTCACGCAGTGGGTCTACGACGGGTTTCTCCCACGGTCCGACCTCGTTGCCGTCGAGGTAGAAGATGGCTGACCTGATGATCGCCGGTCCCAGGCCGCTGTTGCGAATTCTGATTCCTGCCGGTCCGTCGGTGC
Above is a window of Micromonospora rifamycinica DNA encoding:
- a CDS encoding cellulose binding domain-containing protein gives rise to the protein MTQTWKATPRSVVAGVLLGTMVLAGPLTAPSHAAPSQPFAPSATTPTAEDGRSILDLIPAQTRDRMLAQAPLVDAANIVRTAVDAGTPRGYAGIGLVDDHVTLWWKGALPGDVAAAVATARHTAPVEVVGATYSRTELKKAAAKIAPVVDADPKDAAHAVRLRTDGSGIEVAVDPKIGARQPKLPATGVSTRTVVRERMVERSRYNDSAPYDGGIGIGLTTYACTAGFGVRNYTTNVGYLLTAEHCGPIGQPWHVGWNTNTNTGTLIGYGVASNDDHDTMLVSTSSPGSHIYVGGQNDEVRAQVTGWTQVIPGQLLCQSGYTSAGEIGGPVCNLRVDFHYDDIEDLVEATQLDGDESARGGDSGGPVYAVNANGTVLAAGTTTRSAGPGFGFQDFATARDDYGDIRPATALASTCRVSYVVTDSWGTGFNASVTVYNDGPAVSGWSLGWTFPGSQSVQGHWNGVFQQTGANVTVTNESHNASIPTNGAVSFGFTANGAPATPAPFTLNGTTCN
- a CDS encoding VWA domain-containing protein; the encoded protein is MSDPTPTTGALPAGASAPADDPVTPGDLAAANRRQVLYWRLLGRLFDPDEQPTLEAASVAVVDDLGLPAALLDPTVSVDTVVQRFPALADELRGLLAPDPAGSTNLAGSTDPAASTDPAGNAEPAGGSGPDHGHADDGQADDDDGGGAHRPGEAEVRRAALVSKLLLNVFGTGSGPVSAGQLARWQADAGWFEQALGCDPGELRRQGGTGLGGTLAGLEGDLVRRMHLREVLADPKLAAQLTPSMSLIEQLLRDKANLSGVALANAKALIRRYVDEVAEVLRTQVEQTTVGTIDRSVPPKRVFRNLDLDRTIWQNLTNWSPEDERLYVDRLYYRQTARKTTPSRLIVVVDQSGSMVDSMVNCTILASIFAGLPKVDVHLIAYDTRALDLTPWVHDPFEVLLRTKLGGGNDGPVAMAMARPKIVEPRNTVMVWISDFYEFDRSQPLFDGIEAVHRSGVRFIPVGSVSSSGQQSVNPWFRQRLKDLGTPVLSGHIRKLVFELKNFLT
- a CDS encoding DUF5682 family protein: MVAGPFGALREQLTDAAATFAGSADALAGILTGIVDDVDRALGERLEIFPVCHHSPASALAMVRRLRHKQPKVIYLELCEDLQPLLGELRNCRLPVAVQAFASELDGFPAEWGPLSVVAPVTEASAEYQAIAYALETPGVELVLVDRSTDHVFQWSPRHDAAPADDSPAGDGGPVDDDSPAGATAAAGGEGEQAALHGDAVGVEIGDLRPRFAELEAFLLHHGKVRHWSEWWDQYVERPLAAADHDTYRQVMVLIGSLFRRLRPAGSDRTDRDEDRERYMWTRMRQHLAASGADPADCLYVCGAFHAASRVEQFGLDSPAPDFAITPRTGTRWRYGLIPSSHSAIEAQFGLAPGSVSIAAATWTKAVGGSGPAPYRLDGQRGGKGGRGRRKSVPPVAAPGGPVADRLTGFLAAPPHLDRLDEAELRGWCVDIVRLARRNGYLASTADAIAVFETSILLAGLRNRARPTPYDFADAAVTCIEKDVVPGRRDVRRLCEILLGGDRIGQVGYDALPPLARDVLDRLQPLGLDLEKRTIGRALLDLHADPGLAGCSDLLWILRHLLPGDAVRPIMGERRLGHRSIQESWDLALGRHQRALIELGYEGVTVEQVLEQRLRRSVRGPDATAAGALAAVEDAIRLLHSPRLVDELGTRAVELLSTERTVDDAPEVLRRIRRLLAHHRATAPTLPAWCEAFVTTGYAHYCTLLPTAFVEEETGVRQVGAMLGFLFSMESLALSLGCDRSQLELAVAQSHPEAPAKVALVWAARHHLGLLPLAELRERCTGLLANPLVVPAFPRYLSGFVHALEPVPGLAPFVVETMSSAFARLPDPVLLPWLPTLITTLREHGPELVPVLVREAARTFPGTLPELDAWVPPWRGSGAAAPAPTAHRGAPVGEVHTLLAAHPAALDAVATLLGCDGDWSAAPADPVGAAVPALLAGHPATAQAVAALLLGPDQGHLR
- a CDS encoding ATP-binding protein; this translates as MSEMLRAPAEVKYADELDYLESVDTGPKPFSWRLSPRMVRLFVLGSERADGLDRQIPQKWFGDRSFVERSIVTLASDRGLLLIGDPGTGKSWLAELLSAAICRNSTLVVQGTAGTTEDHIKYSWNVSMVIAKGQSRESMIPSPIMTAMEQGVVGRFEELTRSTSDVQDALISILSEKYVSIPELNDDNIVFAQPGFSIIATANSRDRGVNDLSSALKRRFNFVRIPVVTNKRSEAEIVRFRTEELLRRHRIELDVPPTLLDILLQSFADLRAAAASATSDDEKLESALSTAEQIGVLEDAILHSQFFGDRVLRPETLAGSLMGSLARRSPEDLAILNKYLHGVVEPRAKKDGADWAGFLDGGRQAIASLS